CGCCAAGGAAATAAAAGAAATAAATATTTCCAAAGACGTAGTTGACCCAGATGATGTTGAAATGCTTGAAGACCTTATTTTAACAGCCGTTAATGAAGCCTTCAGGCAGGCGGAAGAATATGCCGCAAAGGAAATGGGAAAGGTAACGGGAGGATTAGGCCTTCCGGGAGGCCTTTTTTAAGGA
This is a stretch of genomic DNA from Anaeropeptidivorans aminofermentans. It encodes these proteins:
- a CDS encoding YbaB/EbfC family nucleoid-associated protein, producing the protein MAKGFNPMGGMNMNNIMKQAQKMQKQVQEVQEALGEKTLEVTSGGGAVRVVVSGAKEIKEINISKDVVDPDDVEMLEDLILTAVNEAFRQAEEYAAKEMGKVTGGLGLPGGLF